Proteins encoded by one window of Sphingosinicella sp. BN140058:
- a CDS encoding electron transfer flavoprotein subunit alpha/FixB family protein, which translates to MKSLVLVEHEAGDLKDATLAAVTAAAKLGEVHLLVAGEGVSAVAEAAAKIAGVGKVHVADDAAYAHQLAENVAPLIAELMGHHDAFVAPATTTGKNVAPRVAALLDVMQVSDVIEVVDADTFVRPIYAGNAIATVKSADAKKVLTVRGTAFDKAPREGGSGTIEAVSGGSDAGLSSFVGAEIAASERPELTSAKIIVSGGRALGSGEAFHQVIDPLADKLGAAVGASRAAVDAGYAPNDYQVGQTGKIVAPELYVAVGISGAIQHLAGMKESKTIVAINKDEDAPIFQVADIGLVGDLFKLVPELTEKL; encoded by the coding sequence ATGAAGAGTCTCGTTCTCGTCGAACACGAAGCCGGCGATCTCAAGGACGCCACTCTGGCGGCAGTCACCGCCGCCGCCAAGCTTGGCGAGGTCCATCTCCTCGTCGCCGGCGAGGGCGTCTCCGCCGTCGCCGAGGCGGCCGCGAAGATCGCCGGCGTCGGCAAGGTCCACGTCGCCGACGATGCCGCTTACGCGCATCAGCTGGCGGAGAATGTGGCGCCGCTCATCGCAGAGCTCATGGGCCACCATGACGCCTTCGTCGCGCCGGCGACGACCACCGGCAAGAATGTCGCGCCGCGGGTCGCCGCTCTGCTCGACGTGATGCAGGTCTCTGACGTGATCGAGGTGGTCGACGCCGACACCTTTGTGCGGCCGATTTACGCCGGTAATGCGATCGCGACGGTGAAGTCGGCCGACGCCAAGAAGGTGCTGACCGTCCGCGGCACCGCCTTCGACAAGGCGCCGCGCGAGGGCGGCTCCGGCACGATCGAGGCGGTCTCGGGCGGCAGCGATGCCGGCCTGTCGAGCTTCGTCGGTGCGGAGATTGCCGCCTCGGAGCGTCCGGAGCTGACTAGCGCCAAGATCATCGTCTCCGGCGGGCGCGCGCTCGGCTCGGGCGAAGCCTTCCATCAGGTCATCGATCCGCTGGCGGACAAGCTCGGCGCCGCCGTCGGCGCGTCCCGCGCCGCGGTCGATGCCGGCTATGCGCCCAACGATTATCAGGTCGGCCAGACCGGCAAGATCGTCGCCCCCGAACTCTATGTCGCAGTCGGCATTTCGGGTGCGATCCAGCATCTCGCCGGCATGAAGGAGTCCAAGACGATCGTTGCGATCAACAAGGACGAAGACGCACCGATCTTCCAGGTCGCCGACATCGGCCTGGTCGGCGACCTGTTCAAACTGGTGCCGGAGCTGACCGAAAAGCTGTGA
- a CDS encoding GFA family protein, producing the protein MSVRGACHCHSVRLLLTETPTEVVACDCSLCSRRGMLWAHYDDKQVATDGFTEGYVWGDETIRFHHCPKCGCTTHWHSNHQFGGKIGVNARLIDGFVETGGAETSRYDFGQGPVPITFLHGANG; encoded by the coding sequence GTGAGCGTCCGTGGAGCCTGTCACTGCCATTCCGTTCGTCTCCTGCTTACCGAGACGCCGACGGAAGTGGTCGCCTGCGATTGCTCGCTGTGCAGCCGTCGCGGCATGCTGTGGGCGCACTATGACGACAAACAAGTGGCGACCGACGGCTTTACCGAAGGCTATGTGTGGGGTGACGAAACGATCCGCTTCCACCATTGCCCGAAATGCGGCTGCACCACCCACTGGCACTCGAATCACCAGTTCGGTGGCAAGATCGGCGTTAATGCCAGGCTGATCGACGGCTTCGTCGAGACCGGCGGCGCGGAAACTTCGCGCTACGATTTCGGCCAGGGCCCGGTCCCGATCACCTTCCTGCACGGCGCCAACGGGTGA
- a CDS encoding nuclear transport factor 2 family protein, with product MSVPRLALACVAALLLAAAPPVSQEEMQVQAVFQAVQEAVEARDAARLRELVHPRFEMLHAFGQVDEFDIWLKLVAGGKLPRQTADIREYDRRVTRVGDTAVRSSIVRFRDAKSKRDTWLRGSTVFVREGGRWRELRHQSALLYEAPSVDAVGLSDYLGAYAIPERDGFRLTEQDGLLHLVWTTGARLPLVPIGPDRFGVGPLSTMTFARNGAGAVVSVTRADTERTWWTATRQ from the coding sequence ATGTCCGTTCCGCGACTTGCGCTCGCCTGCGTGGCCGCGCTGCTGCTCGCCGCCGCGCCTCCTGTCTCGCAAGAGGAAATGCAGGTCCAAGCCGTGTTCCAGGCGGTACAGGAAGCGGTCGAGGCACGCGACGCGGCCCGCTTGCGGGAACTCGTCCATCCGCGTTTCGAGATGCTCCACGCCTTCGGGCAGGTTGACGAGTTCGACATATGGCTGAAGCTGGTGGCCGGCGGCAAGCTTCCCCGCCAGACGGCCGACATCCGAGAATATGATCGCCGCGTCACCCGCGTCGGAGACACCGCCGTGCGGAGTTCGATCGTCCGCTTCCGCGATGCGAAGAGCAAGCGGGATACGTGGCTGCGGGGATCGACTGTGTTCGTGCGGGAGGGCGGCCGATGGCGCGAGCTACGTCATCAGTCCGCCCTGCTCTACGAGGCGCCGAGCGTCGATGCCGTTGGCCTCAGCGATTATCTCGGCGCCTATGCGATTCCGGAACGCGATGGTTTTCGCCTGACCGAGCAGGACGGATTGCTCCACCTCGTCTGGACCACGGGTGCCCGCCTTCCGCTCGTTCCAATCGGTCCCGACCGGTTCGGCGTCGGCCCGCTCTCGACGATGACCTTCGCCCGCAACGGCGCCGGAGCCGTCGTTTCGGTGACCCGTGCCGACACGGAGCGCACCTGGTGGACCGCGACGCGGCAATGA
- a CDS encoding UrcA family protein — translation MKTLLSLATVGALFTFTPVAAKSVEQPQTARVGFADLDLGSTRGIAELDRRIAAAVQDYCGTASDINVKGKNDVRRCRAEARRFAAQQREQALAAYANSGRTLASAAAGHR, via the coding sequence ATGAAGACCCTGCTTTCGCTGGCGACGGTCGGCGCCCTTTTCACGTTCACGCCGGTCGCAGCCAAGAGCGTCGAACAGCCGCAGACGGCGCGTGTCGGCTTTGCCGATCTCGATCTCGGCAGCACCCGAGGCATCGCCGAGCTCGACCGCCGCATCGCCGCCGCAGTGCAGGATTATTGCGGCACCGCCTCGGACATCAATGTCAAAGGCAAGAACGACGTTCGCCGCTGCCGCGCCGAAGCGCGTCGCTTTGCCGCCCAGCAACGCGAACAGGCGCTTGCCGCTTACGCGAATTCCGGCCGTACCCTCGCCAGCGCCGCAGCCGGCCACCGGTGA
- a CDS encoding LysR family transcriptional regulator, with product MLDWNDLRYFLAVADSGSTLAAGRTLRVSQTTAARRVIALEEAIGTTLFERRQAGYTLTAAGEALIAHARAVEAAATGFADAAAAQAREVSGIVRLTTEEIFAVTVLAPILRDLHEAHPQIRIELETSEEVRDLAAGAADVALRSADSLSGTGLVGRRVATGMWAIYCSRAYAEANGRPRSRRALRRHPLIGGGGRNVWQHYGEWLKQNELEDAVAIHHGSATGLLSAVRSGFGLAALPCFVADFDPDLICCLPPGQDGRKGLWLLTHERLRHVPSVRIVLDFLADRLSRLAREGEQRRVSAFEEPHRPVAANGKDSESVRL from the coding sequence ATGCTGGACTGGAACGATCTTCGCTATTTCCTGGCGGTAGCCGACAGCGGCAGCACGCTGGCCGCCGGCCGCACGCTGCGGGTCAGCCAAACCACGGCCGCGCGCCGGGTGATCGCACTCGAAGAGGCTATCGGGACGACATTGTTCGAGCGGCGTCAGGCCGGCTACACCCTGACCGCGGCTGGCGAAGCACTGATCGCGCACGCCCGCGCCGTTGAAGCGGCGGCAACCGGCTTTGCCGATGCCGCGGCGGCGCAGGCCCGCGAGGTGAGCGGTATCGTTCGCCTGACCACCGAGGAAATATTCGCGGTGACCGTGCTCGCGCCGATCCTCCGCGACCTCCACGAGGCCCATCCCCAGATCCGGATCGAACTCGAGACCAGTGAGGAGGTTCGCGATCTCGCCGCCGGCGCCGCCGATGTCGCGTTACGAAGCGCCGACTCGCTGAGCGGTACCGGATTGGTCGGGCGACGGGTCGCCACCGGGATGTGGGCCATCTATTGCAGCCGTGCCTACGCGGAGGCGAACGGACGCCCGCGCAGCCGCCGCGCGCTGCGGCGTCATCCGCTGATCGGGGGCGGCGGCCGCAACGTCTGGCAGCATTATGGCGAGTGGCTGAAGCAGAACGAGCTCGAGGACGCGGTGGCGATCCATCACGGCTCGGCAACCGGCTTGCTGTCTGCGGTTCGGTCGGGCTTCGGCCTCGCGGCCTTGCCGTGCTTCGTCGCCGATTTCGATCCCGATCTGATCTGCTGTCTGCCGCCCGGCCAGGATGGTCGCAAGGGTTTGTGGCTGCTCACCCACGAGCGCCTACGCCATGTGCCGTCGGTCCGGATCGTGCTCGATTTCCTCGCCGACCGGCTGAGCCGGCTGGCGCGCGAGGGCGAGCAGCGGCGAGTCTCGGCGTTCGAGGAGCCGCACCGGCCTGTGGCCGCGAACGGGAAAGATTCCGAAAGCGTGCGGCTGTGA
- a CDS encoding DUF2939 domain-containing protein: MRKTIVTAVVALILLLVAGASWYAFSPAWTVRSMVAAAKDRDEARFSAYVDYPALREDMKADLTARIEQESKKDDAPQAKLAAMMGLALIGPLVDRMVSPKAINQAFTNLTIEAKNDGAKDKADPVIRREGFNRFVVAGKDMPDSGLVFERRGLGWKLVGIDLPPTRAPRA, from the coding sequence ATGCGCAAAACGATCGTGACGGCTGTCGTCGCCCTCATCCTGCTGCTCGTCGCAGGGGCCAGCTGGTACGCTTTCTCGCCGGCATGGACGGTGCGTTCGATGGTCGCCGCGGCAAAGGATCGCGACGAGGCGCGCTTTTCGGCCTATGTCGACTACCCGGCTTTGCGCGAGGACATGAAGGCGGACCTCACCGCCCGCATCGAGCAGGAATCGAAGAAGGACGATGCGCCGCAGGCCAAGCTCGCCGCGATGATGGGCCTGGCGCTGATCGGACCCTTGGTCGACCGGATGGTCTCGCCCAAGGCGATCAACCAGGCGTTCACCAACCTCACCATCGAAGCAAAAAATGACGGGGCCAAGGACAAGGCAGACCCGGTGATCCGGCGCGAAGGGTTCAACCGCTTCGTCGTCGCCGGCAAGGACATGCCGGACAGCGGCCTCGTGTTCGAGCGGCGCGGCCTCGGCTGGAAACTGGTCGGCATCGATCTGCCGCCGACGAGAGCGCCGCGCGCTTAA
- a CDS encoding LysR family transcriptional regulator — MVRPHLPLNALRAFEASARHLSFTLAAIELCVTQAAISHQVKGLEEKLGHKLFRRLPRGLALTDEGLALLPTLVDSFDRIADALEHVGEGRAREVLTVGAVSTFATGWLIPRLPALAEACPALDLRLFTNNNRVDIAAEGLDFVIRFGDGAWHGTEAVKLMEAPFAPLCTPSIAARLSAPADLLRATLLRSYRSDEWTRWFAAAGIEAPPVRGPVFDSSLAMVDAAAQGLGVALAPPAMFTRLLGDGAIVQPFAAGASAGAYWLTWLKSRRPTLAMDSFRDWIAEAATA, encoded by the coding sequence ATGGTTCGTCCACATCTGCCCCTCAATGCCCTTCGCGCCTTCGAAGCTTCGGCGCGTCACCTGTCCTTCACCCTCGCCGCGATCGAGCTCTGCGTCACCCAGGCCGCGATCAGCCATCAGGTGAAGGGGCTCGAAGAGAAACTGGGACACAAGCTCTTCCGCCGGCTGCCGCGCGGCCTGGCACTCACCGATGAAGGTCTGGCGCTGCTGCCGACTCTGGTCGACAGCTTCGACCGGATCGCCGACGCGCTCGAACATGTCGGCGAAGGCCGCGCCCGCGAAGTCCTCACCGTCGGCGCGGTCAGCACCTTCGCCACCGGCTGGCTGATCCCGCGCCTGCCGGCCCTTGCCGAAGCCTGCCCGGCGCTCGACCTGCGCCTGTTCACCAACAACAATCGGGTGGACATCGCGGCGGAGGGGCTCGATTTCGTGATCCGCTTCGGCGACGGCGCCTGGCACGGCACCGAGGCGGTAAAGCTAATGGAGGCACCGTTCGCGCCCTTGTGCACGCCGTCCATCGCCGCTCGCCTGTCGGCTCCGGCCGATCTGCTGCGCGCCACGCTTCTCCGCTCCTATCGCAGCGACGAATGGACGCGCTGGTTCGCCGCTGCCGGCATCGAAGCGCCGCCCGTGCGCGGCCCGGTGTTCGACTCCTCGCTCGCGATGGTCGACGCGGCGGCGCAAGGCCTGGGCGTCGCCCTGGCCCCGCCGGCAATGTTTACCCGCCTGCTCGGCGATGGCGCAATCGTCCAGCCGTTCGCGGCGGGCGCATCGGCCGGCGCCTATTGGCTCACCTGGCTGAAGTCGCGCCGCCCGACCCTGGCGATGGATTCGTTCCGCGACTGGATCGCCGAGGCCGCGACGGCTTAA
- a CDS encoding transporter, producing the protein MNRLLPLILLGVACAAAAPADAETLRDFCVDAPGLGTPACTIDKGHVALEVGTVDWTRNRDARSREDIILAGDTLLRYGVTESLEVQFGWTAYGHVRQRNADGTIRKTDGSGDVRLALRQNLANPDGSGFSIALMPTITLPTGGSAIGAGDWTAGLLVPASYELGGTLSLGITAEIDDAADEGGSGHHLAYSGIVGLEASLTETLSGAAELSAERDDEQKTTEMLAGFSLAMMHGESLQFGAGANLGLNHDTADLQLYLNVAKRF; encoded by the coding sequence ATGAACCGCCTCCTGCCCCTGATCCTGCTCGGCGTCGCCTGCGCCGCCGCCGCTCCCGCCGATGCCGAGACGCTGCGCGATTTCTGCGTCGACGCGCCGGGACTCGGCACGCCGGCCTGCACGATCGACAAGGGCCATGTCGCGCTCGAAGTCGGGACCGTCGACTGGACCCGCAATCGCGACGCCCGCAGCCGCGAGGACATTATTCTCGCCGGCGACACCCTGCTTCGCTACGGGGTCACCGAGAGCCTGGAGGTGCAGTTCGGGTGGACGGCCTACGGCCATGTCCGCCAGCGCAATGCCGACGGCACCATCCGCAAGACCGACGGCAGCGGCGACGTGCGACTTGCCCTGCGCCAGAACCTCGCCAACCCCGATGGCTCGGGTTTTTCGATCGCGCTGATGCCGACGATCACGCTGCCGACCGGCGGATCGGCAATCGGCGCGGGCGACTGGACCGCCGGCTTGCTGGTGCCGGCCAGCTATGAACTCGGCGGCACGCTTTCGCTCGGCATCACCGCCGAGATCGACGACGCCGCCGACGAGGGCGGCAGCGGCCACCATCTCGCCTATAGCGGCATCGTCGGCCTCGAAGCGTCGTTGACCGAAACCCTCAGCGGTGCGGCGGAGCTCTCCGCCGAGCGCGACGACGAGCAGAAAACGACCGAAATGCTGGCCGGCTTCTCGCTGGCGATGATGCACGGCGAGTCGCTGCAATTCGGCGCCGGTGCCAATCTCGGCCTCAACCACGATACCGCCGACCTGCAACTCTATCTGAACGTCGCCAAACGCTTCTGA
- the bla gene encoding subclass B3 metallo-beta-lactamase: MRNMILALVLLGSGMSTAASAQGSRQRVEWNRPMAPFRIAGNVHYVGTKGLGAYLITDPKGHVLIDGGLPESAPLIAANIRALGFDLRDVRYLLINHAHFDHSGGLAELKRLSGARLVASAGDRADLESGQVAGRPELPSAPPVKVDRVVGDGEQLRLGATVLTANLTPGHTRGCTSWSMRTDAGTILFACSLTVAGQNLIDDPVYPNAADDFRATYAKLKGMKADIFVNFHPEFFDLEGKRARQQAGDGDAFVDPGALQRQIASAERGFEKELAAQRAQRTSR, from the coding sequence ATGCGAAACATGATCCTGGCTTTGGTGCTGCTCGGGAGCGGCATGTCGACCGCGGCGTCGGCACAGGGCAGCCGACAGCGGGTCGAATGGAATCGGCCGATGGCGCCGTTCCGGATCGCCGGCAATGTTCATTATGTCGGCACCAAGGGGCTAGGCGCCTATCTGATCACCGATCCGAAGGGCCATGTGCTGATCGACGGCGGCCTTCCGGAGAGTGCTCCGCTGATCGCCGCCAATATCCGCGCACTCGGCTTCGATCTGCGCGACGTCAGATATCTGCTGATCAACCACGCGCATTTCGATCATTCCGGGGGTCTTGCCGAACTGAAGCGGCTGTCCGGCGCTAGGCTCGTCGCCAGTGCCGGCGATCGTGCCGATCTCGAGAGCGGGCAGGTCGCCGGGCGTCCGGAGCTGCCGTCGGCGCCCCCGGTCAAGGTCGATCGAGTCGTCGGCGATGGCGAACAGCTTCGCCTTGGTGCTACCGTGCTGACTGCCAACCTGACGCCGGGCCACACGCGCGGCTGCACGAGCTGGTCGATGCGAACCGACGCCGGAACGATCCTGTTCGCCTGCAGTCTCACCGTCGCCGGGCAGAATCTGATCGACGATCCCGTCTACCCGAATGCGGCCGACGATTTTCGCGCCACCTACGCGAAGCTGAAGGGCATGAAGGCCGACATCTTCGTCAACTTCCATCCCGAATTCTTCGATCTGGAAGGCAAGCGTGCCCGCCAGCAGGCGGGTGACGGTGATGCCTTCGTCGATCCCGGTGCGCTCCAGCGCCAGATCGCAAGCGCCGAACGCGGCTTCGAAAAGGAACTCGCCGCCCAGCGCGCTCAGCGCACCAGCCGGTAG
- a CDS encoding TolB family protein, with protein MRIRLLHGGLALLLAGTAGAAAAQGLAPFERSADIGRVAVAGAAVREPSCAFRITGGGANIWGSADAFRYVWTKRSGDLHIEADVAFLGKGKDPHRKAGPMIRQNESPGSPYADLMLHGDGLVSLQYRDVQDGPTHEIRANVTGAGRLRLEREGDYVFFSVAGPDGIFRHGGGNYRIRFAEPYLAGLAVSAHDDKVTETASFTNVTLHVPKLAHVPDTGYPAAVESTLEIMDLTGAEGRRVVHHFDGKIEAPNWTRDGKWLIYNSKGLLYRIPPTGGEPAPIETGPQRKNNNDHGLSPDGTMLAISDQSEADDHSRIYVLPVGGSKAPRLVASHPSTPSYWHGWSPDGRTIAYTATRPDTNDFDIYARDLAGGPERRLTDAKGLDDGPEYSPDGRHIYFNSARSGAMQIWRIDADGGNPQPVTRDPAWRDWFPHLSPDGKWIVFISFGLDVELGDHPPNRDVVLRIMPVDGSAPPRVLTTLFGGQGTINVPSWSPDGKQIAFVSYRLVR; from the coding sequence ATGCGTATCAGGCTTTTGCACGGCGGCCTCGCCCTGCTCCTCGCCGGCACGGCCGGAGCGGCCGCGGCGCAGGGTCTGGCGCCGTTCGAGCGCTCGGCCGATATCGGAAGGGTCGCCGTGGCCGGTGCGGCAGTGCGGGAGCCGTCGTGTGCCTTTCGGATCACCGGCGGCGGTGCCAACATCTGGGGCAGCGCCGATGCCTTCCGTTACGTGTGGACCAAGCGTTCCGGCGATCTCCACATCGAGGCGGACGTCGCCTTTCTCGGCAAGGGCAAGGATCCGCATCGCAAGGCCGGTCCGATGATCCGCCAGAACGAGTCTCCGGGATCGCCTTATGCCGATCTGATGCTGCACGGCGACGGCCTCGTCTCACTTCAATATCGGGACGTGCAGGACGGCCCGACCCACGAGATCCGCGCCAACGTCACCGGCGCCGGGCGCCTGCGGCTGGAGCGGGAGGGCGACTATGTCTTCTTCTCGGTCGCCGGACCGGACGGGATCTTCCGTCATGGCGGCGGCAATTACCGGATCCGCTTCGCCGAACCCTATCTCGCCGGCCTCGCCGTATCCGCCCATGACGACAAGGTCACCGAGACCGCGTCCTTCACCAACGTCACGCTGCACGTGCCGAAGCTCGCCCACGTGCCCGACACCGGCTATCCGGCCGCGGTCGAGAGCACGCTTGAGATCATGGACCTGACCGGTGCCGAAGGCCGGCGGGTCGTCCACCATTTCGACGGCAAGATCGAAGCGCCGAACTGGACTCGCGACGGCAAGTGGCTGATCTACAACAGCAAGGGTCTGCTCTATCGCATTCCGCCGACCGGCGGCGAACCGGCGCCGATCGAGACCGGGCCGCAGCGCAAGAACAACAATGACCACGGCTTGTCGCCCGACGGCACGATGCTCGCCATTTCCGATCAGTCGGAGGCGGACGATCATTCCCGCATCTACGTGCTTCCGGTCGGCGGATCGAAGGCGCCGCGTCTGGTTGCGAGCCACCCTTCGACTCCGTCCTACTGGCACGGCTGGTCTCCCGACGGACGTACCATCGCCTATACGGCGACACGGCCGGACACGAACGACTTCGACATCTACGCCCGGGACCTCGCCGGCGGGCCCGAACGGCGGCTGACCGATGCCAAGGGGCTTGACGACGGACCCGAATATTCCCCCGATGGGCGCCACATCTATTTCAACTCGGCGCGGTCCGGCGCGATGCAGATCTGGCGGATCGATGCCGACGGCGGCAATCCGCAGCCAGTGACTAGGGATCCGGCGTGGCGCGACTGGTTCCCGCATTTATCCCCCGACGGGAAATGGATCGTCTTCATCTCCTTCGGCCTCGACGTCGAGCTCGGCGACCACCCGCCTAATCGCGACGTCGTGCTGCGCATCATGCCCGTGGACGGCAGCGCGCCACCGCGGGTGCTGACCACATTGTTCGGCGGTCAGGGCACGATCAACGTGCCCTCCTGGTCCCCCGACGGCAAGCAGATCGCCTTCGTCAGCTACCGGCTGGTGCGCTGA
- a CDS encoding serine hydrolase has protein sequence MIRTLALCLVLLVPAPAAAAPPADFARRVEALRKSSGTPGAVVAIVENGRTTFARGFGVTDLSAPKPVDADTLFFTGSTGKAFTAAALAILVDQGKIKWDDKVIDHMPDFRLWDPWVTREFTIRDLLVHRSGLGLGAGDLLFVPRSDLARKEIVRRLRFIPPATSFRSAYAYDNVLYVVAGQLIEEVSGSSWEQFMIQNVLRPAGMMRTTVDIPGRAAAGNIARPHARLNGPIRGSGDQEPLGPEAVIPAVAAPAGGMSVSANDMSKWLALQLAHGDLPGEARLFSDVQAKEMWTPQVLMPISPWPEPIRQTQANFSTYALGWNVRDYHGAKIVLHGGGVFGSITQVVLIPEKNVGFSIMMNSEESGMLAGLTYELLDHYLGRPRGKWPEAFTAFLDARQKEAIAFLQTPAAQPAKVGPSLPLSAYAGAYQDPWFGTIRIREQDGKLAIDFPHWPGLAATLEHHQYDTFKTRFNDPVVEPAYVTFALDAEGKVARITMQPVSPIADFSYDYRDLNFTPAP, from the coding sequence ATGATCCGCACGCTTGCTTTGTGTCTCGTCCTGCTCGTCCCCGCACCCGCAGCCGCGGCGCCGCCGGCCGATTTCGCGAGAAGGGTCGAAGCCTTGCGCAAAAGCTCGGGCACGCCAGGCGCGGTCGTCGCCATCGTCGAGAACGGGCGCACCACCTTCGCACGCGGCTTCGGCGTGACCGATCTCAGCGCACCCAAACCGGTCGACGCCGACACTCTGTTCTTCACTGGATCGACCGGCAAGGCCTTCACCGCCGCGGCGCTCGCGATCCTCGTCGACCAAGGCAAAATCAAGTGGGACGACAAGGTGATCGACCACATGCCCGATTTCCGGCTGTGGGATCCCTGGGTGACGCGGGAGTTCACCATTCGCGATCTGCTCGTTCACCGCAGCGGCCTCGGCCTCGGCGCGGGCGATCTGCTGTTCGTGCCCCGCAGCGATCTTGCGCGCAAGGAGATCGTCCGACGACTCCGCTTCATCCCGCCTGCGACCAGCTTCCGCAGCGCCTACGCCTATGACAACGTCCTCTATGTCGTCGCCGGCCAGCTGATCGAGGAGGTAAGCGGATCGAGCTGGGAGCAGTTCATGATCCAGAACGTCCTGCGCCCGGCCGGCATGATGCGCACCACGGTCGACATTCCCGGACGTGCGGCCGCCGGCAACATCGCCCGGCCGCATGCCCGGCTTAACGGTCCGATCCGCGGTTCGGGCGATCAGGAGCCGCTCGGCCCAGAAGCGGTGATCCCGGCGGTTGCGGCGCCGGCGGGCGGCATGTCGGTGAGCGCCAACGACATGAGCAAGTGGCTGGCGCTTCAGCTTGCCCATGGCGACCTTCCCGGCGAGGCGCGCCTGTTCAGCGACGTGCAGGCCAAGGAGATGTGGACTCCGCAGGTGCTGATGCCGATCAGCCCCTGGCCCGAGCCGATCCGGCAGACGCAGGCGAATTTCAGCACCTATGCGCTCGGCTGGAACGTGCGCGACTATCACGGCGCCAAGATCGTCCTTCATGGCGGCGGCGTGTTCGGATCGATCACCCAGGTGGTGCTGATCCCCGAGAAGAATGTCGGCTTCTCGATCATGATGAACAGCGAGGAATCGGGCATGCTCGCCGGCCTCACCTACGAGCTGCTCGACCATTATCTCGGCCGCCCTCGCGGCAAATGGCCGGAGGCGTTCACTGCCTTTCTCGACGCCCGCCAGAAGGAGGCGATCGCCTTCCTGCAGACGCCGGCGGCGCAGCCGGCGAAGGTCGGGCCGTCGTTGCCGCTCTCCGCTTATGCGGGCGCCTATCAGGATCCCTGGTTCGGCACGATCAGGATCCGCGAGCAGGACGGCAAGCTCGCCATCGATTTCCCGCACTGGCCGGGGCTCGCGGCGACGCTCGAGCATCATCAGTACGACACGTTCAAGACGCGCTTCAACGATCCGGTGGTCGAGCCCGCTTACGTCACCTTCGCCCTCGACGCCGAGGGCAAGGTGGCTCGGATCACGATGCAGCCGGTCTCTCCGATCGCCGACTTCAGCTACGATTATCGCGACCTCAACTTCACGCCGGCGCCCTGA
- a CDS encoding DUF1611 domain-containing protein, which produces MDTATPGNAVHPALGALALPQPYLLFLGDTIEPGFAKTAFGLRDWARDKCIGEFACSPDAVSTGLPHMRPAAAHAKGARALVIGVANSGGVIPAHWRASLVEALAAGLDIVSGMHVRLASLPDLAEAAARFGRRLIDVRSPPATIPIATGRKRSGKRLLTVGTDCALGKKYSALAIARGMRARGLDVDFRATGQTGIMISGSGIPMDAVIADFAAGAAEMLSPDAAPDHWDVIEGQGSLFHPAYAGVSLALLHGSQPDMFIACHEAGRAAILGTPGFALPDLEEVIALTRTLGRRTNPAIRCGGVTINTARLSDEDAAILLDGEADRLGLPVADPMRGGPRFERLLDQCLAP; this is translated from the coding sequence ATCGACACGGCGACCCCGGGGAACGCGGTCCACCCAGCGCTCGGCGCGCTGGCGCTTCCCCAGCCCTACCTTCTGTTCCTGGGCGACACGATCGAGCCGGGTTTCGCCAAGACCGCCTTCGGGCTGCGCGACTGGGCCCGGGACAAGTGCATCGGCGAGTTCGCCTGCTCGCCGGATGCGGTCAGCACCGGGCTGCCGCACATGCGGCCCGCCGCCGCACACGCCAAGGGTGCGCGCGCGCTGGTGATCGGTGTCGCGAACAGCGGCGGAGTCATTCCGGCGCACTGGCGCGCATCGCTGGTCGAGGCGCTCGCGGCGGGGCTCGACATCGTCAGCGGCATGCACGTCCGCCTCGCCAGCCTGCCGGATCTCGCCGAAGCGGCTGCGCGTTTCGGCCGGCGGCTGATCGACGTCCGCTCGCCGCCCGCCACGATCCCGATCGCGACCGGGCGCAAGCGCAGCGGCAAGCGCCTGCTGACCGTCGGCACCGACTGCGCCCTCGGCAAGAAGTATAGCGCGCTGGCCATCGCACGGGGTATGCGGGCGCGCGGCCTCGACGTCGATTTCCGCGCCACCGGCCAGACCGGGATCATGATCTCGGGCAGCGGAATTCCGATGGACGCGGTGATCGCCGATTTCGCCGCCGGCGCGGCCGAGATGCTGAGCCCCGATGCCGCTCCTGACCATTGGGACGTGATCGAGGGCCAGGGCTCGCTCTTCCACCCCGCTTATGCCGGCGTCTCGCTCGCGCTTCTTCACGGCAGCCAGCCCGATATGTTCATCGCCTGCCACGAGGCTGGCCGCGCGGCCATTCTGGGTACGCCAGGATTTGCCTTGCCGGATCTGGAAGAGGTGATCGCGCTGACCCGGACGTTGGGGCGCCGCACCAATCCGGCGATACGCTGCGGCGGCGTGACGATCAACACCGCCAGGCTGTCTGACGAGGATGCCGCGATCCTGCTCGACGGGGAGGCGGATCGACTCGGGCTCCCAGTCGCCGATCCGATGCGCGGCGGGCCGCGGTTCGAGCGGCTGCTCGATCAGTGCCTCGCGCCATGA